The Nitrospira sp. genome contains a region encoding:
- the hisB gene encoding imidazoleglycerol-phosphate dehydratase HisB: protein MKKNGSAPRQASIQRATKETDIRVEWTLDGSGQGKIDTGIRFFDHMLELLSKHGFFDLTVHAKGDLDIDEHHTVEDVGIVMGKALHQALGEKAGIKRFGFASAPLDETLAQVTVDLSGRPFLVYNVNLPDRKIKAFDLGLFEDFFQAFVTHGGLNLHVNLLYGRNPHHIMEAIFKALAKALDQATMLEERLAGKVLSTKGML from the coding sequence ATGAAGAAAAACGGGTCGGCACCACGACAAGCCAGCATCCAACGCGCCACCAAGGAAACCGACATCCGTGTCGAGTGGACCCTGGACGGCAGCGGACAGGGGAAGATCGACACCGGAATCCGGTTTTTCGATCATATGTTGGAGCTGCTCTCCAAACATGGGTTTTTCGATCTGACGGTACACGCCAAGGGCGATCTCGACATCGACGAACATCACACGGTGGAAGATGTCGGCATTGTGATGGGGAAGGCGCTGCACCAGGCCTTGGGTGAGAAGGCGGGCATCAAGCGATTTGGGTTTGCCTCGGCGCCGCTCGATGAAACATTGGCGCAGGTCACCGTCGATCTCAGCGGCCGACCGTTCCTCGTCTACAACGTGAATCTGCCGGATCGAAAGATCAAGGCGTTCGATCTCGGCCTGTTCGAGGATTTCTTTCAGGCTTTTGTCACCCACGGCGGCCTAAACCTCCATGTGAATCTCCTCTATGGCCGTAACCCCCACCACATCATGGAAGCGATCTTCAAGGCGCTGGCCAAGGCGCTCGACCAAGCGACGATGCTGGAGGAGCGACTGGCCGGGAAGGTGCTCTCGACCAAGGGTATGCTGTAG
- the hisD gene encoding histidinol dehydrogenase, with product MKIVTQADRNFLPSLKKAALRGRTTGAAVEKIVRTILQAVERGGDKAVLRYTKQFDKVALKADALRVTPEEIKNAYFHIRKDEGDALRLAAQRITSFHERQRTKTWMYQDGDATLGQVVGPVDAVGVYVPGGKAVYPSSVLMCAIPAKVAGVPRIVMVTPPQKGAINPYLLVAADIAGVTEIYRVGGVQAVAALAYGTNTIGQVDKIVGPGNIYVATAKRLLYGTVGIDMVAGPSELLVVADEDAKPAHVAADLLCEAEHDEDAQVFLVTTSERLAKDVSKLIEDQLRGLKREKIASKSIAHHSVAFVVPTMDEAIAVANEIAAEHLTLSVDNPFDYLEKIRHAGALFLGRYTPPAVADYMAGPNHVLPTGGTARFFSPLSVNDYVKVSNIVHYTKQELAKIKDPLVRLAQIEGFDAHAKSAQSRFS from the coding sequence ATGAAGATCGTCACGCAGGCAGATCGCAACTTTCTCCCATCCTTGAAGAAAGCCGCTCTTCGAGGTCGGACGACCGGCGCGGCAGTTGAAAAGATCGTGCGCACAATCCTGCAAGCGGTCGAGCGAGGCGGCGATAAAGCGGTCCTTCGTTATACCAAGCAGTTCGATAAGGTGGCGCTGAAAGCCGACGCACTTCGTGTGACGCCGGAAGAGATCAAGAACGCCTACTTTCATATCAGGAAAGACGAAGGGGACGCGCTTCGTCTGGCAGCCCAACGGATCACCTCCTTCCATGAGCGGCAGCGGACGAAGACATGGATGTATCAGGACGGGGATGCCACGCTGGGACAAGTCGTCGGACCGGTCGACGCCGTCGGGGTGTATGTGCCTGGAGGAAAGGCGGTCTATCCGTCCTCCGTGCTGATGTGCGCAATTCCAGCCAAAGTAGCCGGTGTGCCTCGCATCGTGATGGTCACGCCGCCCCAGAAGGGCGCGATTAACCCGTATTTGCTGGTTGCGGCCGACATTGCCGGGGTCACGGAAATTTACCGCGTCGGTGGAGTTCAAGCAGTCGCGGCCCTTGCCTATGGGACGAACACGATCGGGCAAGTAGACAAGATCGTCGGACCAGGAAATATCTACGTCGCCACAGCCAAGCGACTGCTCTATGGTACCGTGGGAATCGACATGGTTGCTGGCCCCAGTGAATTGCTGGTGGTGGCTGACGAGGACGCGAAACCCGCCCATGTGGCTGCCGATCTGCTCTGCGAAGCCGAACATGACGAGGACGCGCAGGTATTCCTTGTCACGACCTCCGAGCGGTTGGCCAAGGATGTATCGAAATTGATCGAGGATCAACTCAGAGGGCTGAAACGAGAAAAGATTGCGTCAAAGTCGATTGCGCACCATTCCGTGGCGTTTGTCGTGCCCACCATGGACGAAGCCATAGCGGTAGCCAACGAAATCGCGGCGGAACATCTGACGCTCTCAGTGGATAATCCCTTCGATTATCTCGAGAAGATCCGTCACGCCGGAGCATTGTTCTTGGGGCGCTATACGCCGCCGGCAGTCGCCGATTATATGGCGGGGCCGAATCACGTCTTGCCGACGGGTGGAACCGCGCGCTTCTTCTCACCGCTGTCCGTCAACGACTATGTGAAGGTCAGCAACATCGTCCATTACACGAAACAAGAACTGGCCAAGATCAAAGATCCGTTGGTCCGGTTGGCGCAGATCGAAGGATTCGACGCGCATGCCAAGTCGGCACAGAGCAGGTTCTCATGA
- a CDS encoding ATP phosphoribosyltransferase, with protein MLTIALSKGKLIESALDLFRRAGYKIAGLSGESRRLIFVSPENDMTFLIVRPSDVPTYVEYGGADAGIVGKDVLMEQDSDVYEPLDLGFGACRISVAALQGEASNDRLSSKIRIATKYPRITERYFNTRGIPVEIIKLYGSIELAPVVGLADRIVDLVETGSTLKAHDLVEVEVIAQSTARFVVNRASLRLKQEPLMMLIRKLRAVVPNQRSLSGNGRPSTTGARRKKMVRS; from the coding sequence ATGTTGACGATCGCACTATCCAAGGGAAAACTCATAGAATCCGCGCTGGATCTCTTCCGCCGAGCCGGGTACAAAATTGCCGGATTGTCGGGGGAGAGCCGCCGGCTGATCTTTGTCAGTCCCGAAAATGATATGACGTTTCTCATTGTTCGCCCCAGCGATGTGCCGACCTATGTGGAATATGGGGGTGCCGATGCCGGAATTGTCGGAAAAGACGTCTTGATGGAGCAGGATAGTGACGTATACGAACCATTGGATTTGGGATTCGGAGCGTGTAGAATCTCCGTCGCCGCGCTCCAGGGAGAGGCATCGAATGATCGCCTGTCGTCCAAGATTCGCATCGCCACGAAATACCCTCGAATCACCGAGCGCTATTTCAACACGCGTGGAATTCCGGTTGAAATCATCAAGTTATACGGCTCCATTGAGTTGGCTCCGGTGGTGGGACTGGCGGATCGAATCGTGGATTTGGTCGAGACCGGCAGCACACTCAAAGCGCATGATCTTGTCGAAGTAGAAGTCATTGCCCAATCGACGGCTCGTTTCGTCGTCAATCGGGCGAGCCTTCGACTCAAGCAGGAACCACTGATGATGTTGATACGCAAGCTTCGGGCTGTGGTGCCGAACCAGCGTTCTCTATCCGGTAACGGTCGCCCATCGACCACCGGCGCGCGCAGGAAAAAGATGGTTCGTTCATGA
- the murA gene encoding UDP-N-acetylglucosamine 1-carboxyvinyltransferase, with protein MDEILINGGKRLYGEVPISGAKNSALPILASTILGGGECVITNVPRVVDVLTMGKLLGILGAKVSHEGNRAVIQAGVIESTEAPYDLVKTMRASVLVLGPLVARWGEAKVSLPGGCAIGSRPVNLHLAGLAKLGADIAIEHGYITAKAKRLRGGHIYCDTPTVTGTENIMMAASLAEGVTVLENAAKEPEIVDLADFLVKRGARIQGAGTDVMTIEGVRELHGGDHEVIPDRIEAGTYLAAAAMTHGDVTARHCRPGHLEAVLMKLREMGADVQEEKDLVRLTMPDKLRGTDVKTLPFPGFPTDMQAQVVALMSLAEGTSVVTETVFESRFMHVEELRRMGADIRVEGNRLVVTGRKKLTGAPVMASDLRASAGLIVAGLAAEGTTQVQRVYHLDRGYERIEEKLGALGADVRRRQVTAKTH; from the coding sequence ATGGATGAAATTCTCATCAACGGCGGCAAACGGCTGTATGGGGAAGTCCCCATCAGCGGTGCAAAGAATTCCGCGCTCCCGATTCTGGCCTCAACCATTCTGGGCGGCGGGGAATGTGTGATCACCAATGTGCCAAGGGTCGTTGACGTGCTCACAATGGGAAAGCTCCTGGGAATTCTCGGTGCCAAGGTCTCGCACGAGGGGAATCGCGCGGTCATCCAAGCCGGTGTGATTGAATCGACCGAGGCTCCCTACGACCTTGTCAAGACCATGCGCGCATCCGTATTGGTGCTTGGACCCTTGGTTGCACGGTGGGGCGAAGCCAAAGTGTCTCTTCCCGGAGGTTGCGCGATTGGCTCCAGGCCGGTGAACCTTCATTTGGCGGGATTGGCGAAATTAGGAGCTGACATCGCGATCGAACATGGCTATATCACGGCCAAGGCGAAACGATTGAGGGGTGGACACATCTACTGTGACACACCGACGGTAACCGGTACCGAAAACATCATGATGGCGGCATCGCTGGCCGAAGGCGTGACTGTACTGGAGAATGCGGCGAAGGAGCCGGAGATCGTGGACCTTGCCGACTTTCTCGTGAAGCGCGGCGCCAGAATCCAAGGGGCCGGAACAGACGTGATGACGATCGAAGGCGTGCGTGAGCTCCATGGCGGAGACCACGAAGTGATCCCTGATCGCATTGAGGCCGGCACCTACCTGGCTGCGGCTGCCATGACCCACGGCGATGTGACGGCTAGGCACTGCCGTCCGGGGCACCTTGAGGCCGTGCTGATGAAGTTGCGCGAGATGGGGGCTGATGTGCAGGAGGAGAAGGACCTGGTGCGTTTGACCATGCCTGACAAACTTAGGGGAACCGACGTGAAAACCTTGCCGTTCCCTGGGTTTCCCACCGATATGCAGGCTCAGGTGGTTGCCTTGATGAGCCTGGCCGAAGGTACAAGTGTGGTAACGGAGACGGTGTTTGAGAGCCGGTTCATGCATGTGGAAGAATTGCGACGGATGGGAGCTGATATCCGTGTGGAGGGTAATCGACTGGTTGTGACCGGACGAAAGAAACTCACCGGTGCCCCGGTCATGGCGTCCGACCTTCGTGCCAGTGCCGGTCTGATTGTCGCGGGTTTGGCTGCAGAGGGGACGACTCAAGTCCAACGGGTCTATCACCTTGATCGGGGGTATGAGCGGATCGAAGAGAAACTAGGAGCGTTAGGGGCCGACGTTCGGCGCCGGCAGGTTACGGCGAAGACTCACTAG
- the prmC gene encoding peptide chain release factor N(5)-glutamine methyltransferase codes for MNTELKTVGTLMAWTRQALDRSGTANSAQEAVWLLANALGLEHHQLASRAEQPVTPDHLARAEALVSRRIKREPLQYILGTQEFCGLEFRVNPAVLIPRPETELLVQAVLKEGGLAKGATLVDVGTGSGCIAVTIATVLEGVRILALDCSAAALTVAKGNAERHGVGDKIVWIEGDLVSPLRDRDVGRAVDVIVSNPPYISDEEWVRLQPEVRNFEPRGALLAGPRGTEVHERLFQDSKEFLVPDGLLVMEIGLGQGALVRQAAEQTGGYTGLQSVKDEAGIERVLIARRAG; via the coding sequence ATGAATACTGAGCTGAAGACGGTCGGTACGCTTATGGCGTGGACGCGCCAGGCATTGGATCGCTCTGGGACCGCCAACTCAGCACAGGAAGCCGTATGGCTGTTGGCCAATGCTCTGGGTCTGGAGCACCATCAGTTGGCAAGTCGGGCGGAACAACCGGTGACCCCCGATCACCTGGCGCGGGCAGAAGCCTTGGTGTCTCGGCGGATAAAACGAGAACCCCTGCAGTACATTTTGGGCACGCAAGAGTTTTGCGGGCTCGAGTTTCGTGTGAACCCAGCGGTGCTGATTCCTCGACCGGAGACGGAACTGCTGGTCCAGGCTGTTCTCAAGGAGGGTGGGCTTGCCAAAGGTGCGACGCTTGTTGATGTTGGTACAGGGTCAGGTTGTATTGCCGTGACGATCGCGACCGTTCTCGAGGGGGTGCGAATTCTTGCTCTTGATTGTTCCGCTGCTGCGCTGACGGTCGCAAAGGGTAATGCAGAGCGACATGGAGTGGGTGACAAGATTGTCTGGATAGAAGGGGATCTCGTATCGCCGCTTCGAGACCGTGATGTGGGTAGAGCGGTTGATGTCATTGTCTCCAACCCTCCATACATTTCTGACGAGGAATGGGTTCGCCTTCAACCTGAGGTGCGGAATTTCGAGCCTCGCGGTGCCTTGCTTGCCGGGCCACGAGGAACGGAGGTCCACGAACGATTATTCCAAGACTCGAAGGAATTCCTTGTCCCTGATGGATTACTCGTCATGGAAATCGGCCTGGGACAGGGAGCGCTTGTGCGACAGGCGGCGGAACAAACCGGAGGCTACACGGGACTTCAATCTGTAAAAGATGAGGCCGGTATTGAACGAGTCCTCATCGCGAGGCGGGCAGGGTAG
- the prfA gene encoding peptide chain release factor 1, with protein MEAVLLKKWESLASRFQELTDQLMDPSVVSQPTLLHKLSKERTDLEPAVRLLGTYHEYAKQLEDAMQILADPSAGSELHKLAVEEKADLERQREEIEGQVREFLIPKDPRDEKSLVLEIRAGTGGDEAALFAGELFRLYIKYAEKKGFKVDTVEASETGIGGYKNIVALIEGKGAYSHFKYEAGVHRVQRVPVTEASGRIHTSTVTVAVMPEVDEVDVQIDPKDLRIDTFCSSGAGGQSVNTTYSAVRITHLPTGVVVTCQDERSQLKNRTKAMRTLRARIVEAEREKQDAEIAQNRKSQVGSGERSEKIRTYNFPQNRVTDHRVGMTLHKLELVMEGDLDEIVQALKAQQQQAETAKV; from the coding sequence ATGGAAGCGGTGTTACTCAAGAAATGGGAGAGCCTCGCGTCACGGTTTCAGGAGTTGACCGATCAGCTCATGGATCCGTCCGTTGTCAGCCAACCGACCTTGTTGCACAAGCTCAGTAAGGAGAGGACTGATCTCGAACCGGCGGTCAGACTTTTGGGCACTTACCACGAATACGCGAAACAACTGGAAGACGCGATGCAAATTCTTGCCGACCCCTCTGCCGGCAGCGAGTTGCATAAGCTCGCGGTGGAAGAGAAAGCCGACTTGGAGCGACAACGGGAGGAAATAGAAGGGCAAGTCAGAGAATTCTTGATTCCAAAAGATCCACGGGACGAGAAGAGCTTGGTGCTTGAAATTCGAGCCGGAACCGGCGGAGACGAGGCGGCATTGTTCGCCGGTGAGCTGTTTCGGCTGTACATCAAATATGCTGAAAAGAAAGGGTTTAAGGTTGATACCGTTGAAGCATCCGAAACGGGCATCGGCGGCTACAAGAACATTGTTGCTTTGATCGAGGGCAAGGGAGCGTACAGCCACTTCAAATATGAAGCCGGTGTGCATCGAGTGCAGCGGGTCCCCGTGACGGAGGCGAGCGGCCGCATTCACACATCCACCGTGACCGTGGCGGTCATGCCGGAGGTCGACGAAGTGGACGTGCAGATTGATCCGAAGGATCTACGAATCGATACGTTTTGTTCATCTGGTGCAGGTGGGCAAAGCGTGAACACGACATACTCAGCTGTTCGAATCACGCATCTTCCAACCGGTGTCGTCGTGACCTGCCAGGATGAGCGGTCGCAGCTGAAAAACCGAACCAAGGCCATGCGGACCTTGCGTGCCAGGATCGTCGAGGCTGAACGGGAAAAGCAAGATGCGGAGATTGCTCAGAACAGAAAGTCGCAGGTGGGAAGCGGCGAGCGGAGCGAGAAGATTCGCACCTACAACTTTCCACAGAACCGGGTCACGGATCACCGAGTCGGTATGACGCTTCACAAGCTGGAATTGGTGATGGAAGGCGACCTTGATGAGATCGTTCAGGCACTGAAAGCTCAACAGCAGCAGGCTGAAACGGCGAAGGTATAG
- the rpmE gene encoding 50S ribosomal protein L31, with the protein MQKGIHPVYREATVHCACGNSFKTRTTIGDVSVDICSNCHPFFTGTQKIVDTEGRVERFKKKYAKTGK; encoded by the coding sequence ATGCAGAAGGGTATTCATCCGGTCTATCGTGAAGCGACCGTCCACTGCGCCTGTGGAAACTCGTTCAAGACACGTACTACCATCGGTGACGTCAGCGTTGATATCTGTTCCAATTGCCACCCGTTCTTCACGGGTACGCAAAAGATCGTGGATACTGAAGGACGCGTTGAGCGGTTCAAAAAGAAGTACGCGAAGACGGGCAAGTAG
- the rho gene encoding transcription termination factor Rho, with protein sequence MHLAELKQKSIADLNDVARELKIEGAANLRKQELIFAILQAQTEKNGVVFGEGVLETLPDGFGFLRAPDSNYLPGPDDIYISPSQIRRFNLRTGDIVSGQIRPPKESERYFALLKVEKVNYEDPEVARDKILFDNLTPLYPEERLNLEFDREEYCTRVMDLTTPIGKGQRGLIVAAPRTGKTMLLQAIARAILKNHKEVTLIVLLIDERPEEVTDWQRQVKAEVISSTFDEPAQRHAQVAEMVLEKAKRLVEHKKDVVILLDSITRLARAYNTIAPPSGKVLSGGLDSNALQRPKRFFGAARNIENGGSLTIMATALVDTGSRMDDVIFEEFKGTGNMEVHLDRRLADKRLFPAIDISQSGTRKEELLVDKDRLNKMWILRKVLSPLGTMEAMEFLMDKISGSKSNQEFLQSMNR encoded by the coding sequence ATGCATCTTGCAGAGTTAAAACAGAAATCCATTGCCGACCTGAACGATGTGGCCCGGGAACTGAAAATCGAAGGAGCCGCCAATCTGAGAAAGCAGGAGCTGATCTTTGCGATCCTCCAAGCTCAGACGGAAAAAAACGGGGTAGTCTTCGGAGAAGGGGTGCTGGAAACTCTTCCCGATGGATTTGGCTTTCTCCGCGCACCGGACTCCAATTATCTGCCGGGTCCCGACGACATTTACATCTCGCCGTCACAGATCCGCCGGTTCAACCTTCGCACAGGCGACATTGTGTCGGGTCAAATCCGTCCCCCGAAAGAAAGCGAGCGGTATTTCGCCCTGCTCAAGGTCGAGAAGGTCAACTACGAAGACCCTGAAGTCGCGCGGGATAAGATTCTATTCGATAACCTCACCCCCTTGTATCCCGAAGAGCGACTCAATCTGGAATTCGACCGCGAGGAATATTGTACCCGCGTGATGGATTTGACGACTCCGATCGGTAAAGGCCAACGGGGGTTGATCGTGGCGGCTCCCCGGACCGGGAAGACGATGCTGCTGCAGGCGATTGCCCGAGCGATCCTCAAGAATCACAAGGAAGTGACTCTTATTGTGTTGCTGATCGACGAACGACCGGAGGAAGTCACCGACTGGCAACGACAGGTAAAGGCGGAAGTCATCAGCTCCACCTTTGATGAACCGGCTCAGCGGCATGCCCAAGTGGCTGAAATGGTATTGGAGAAGGCAAAGCGGCTTGTTGAACACAAGAAGGACGTCGTCATTCTCCTGGACAGCATCACGCGCCTTGCTCGTGCCTATAACACTATTGCGCCGCCCAGCGGGAAGGTGCTCTCCGGCGGTCTAGATTCCAATGCTCTACAACGGCCGAAGCGCTTCTTCGGAGCGGCTCGCAACATTGAGAACGGCGGGAGCCTGACCATCATGGCGACCGCGCTTGTGGATACCGGCAGCCGTATGGATGACGTCATCTTTGAAGAGTTCAAGGGAACCGGGAATATGGAAGTTCACTTGGATCGCCGTCTGGCCGACAAGCGCCTCTTCCCCGCGATCGATATCAGTCAGTCCGGGACGAGAAAGGAAGAATTGTTGGTGGACAAGGATCGGCTCAATAAAATGTGGATTCTGCGCAAAGTCCTCAGCCCATTGGGGACGATGGAAGCGATGGAGTTCTTGATGGATAAGATTAGTGGCTCCAAGAGCAATCAAGAGTTTCTCCAATCGATGAACCGATAG
- a CDS encoding DUF2203 domain-containing protein, which produces MARDENETSPDRVFSLFEANQLIPQLQAHLSTVQESKAVLLRTREEVSKASAKACFGGGTPAGVPYVKSLQDISTNLHAIHELGVVVKDIDLGLCDFPHIRNGRIVYLCWKLGEKEIRWWHEVTTGYNDRCPIEEEPT; this is translated from the coding sequence ATGGCACGGGACGAAAACGAAACCAGCCCAGACCGGGTCTTCTCCCTCTTCGAGGCGAATCAGTTAATCCCTCAGCTCCAGGCGCACCTGTCGACCGTCCAAGAAAGTAAGGCCGTGCTTCTGCGAACGCGTGAGGAAGTGAGCAAAGCCTCGGCCAAGGCTTGTTTTGGAGGTGGGACGCCCGCTGGAGTCCCGTATGTAAAAAGCCTCCAAGACATCAGCACCAACCTCCACGCTATCCATGAATTGGGAGTCGTTGTGAAGGACATCGACCTAGGGTTGTGCGACTTTCCGCATATTCGCAACGGGCGAATCGTCTACTTGTGCTGGAAACTCGGCGAAAAAGAAATCCGGTGGTGGCATGAAGTCACAACCGGATACAACGATCGTTGTCCCATTGAAGAAGAACCCACCTAG
- a CDS encoding carbon monoxide dehydrogenase, which produces MSDYRVLPGPEHFLPPAAASMGIRLPNPGEAHINGVITSEEQAYEEAARQFLMAKVPTIFPGPLVLWAWNEKAAKKATAIRHLFNTLKECVQPTQKPMLIPMPDYRPKYPKINPEVEINPNHPNLTIWHNKIDCCIFIGVHCHQANLSLKIIRGGTSCYTIAMCAQAGHEDAMLSFRDASVDKIMRLADTVKRLKGTVQPRSSTKNGASN; this is translated from the coding sequence ATGAGTGACTATCGTGTGCTCCCAGGGCCAGAACACTTTCTTCCACCAGCCGCTGCCAGCATGGGGATTCGACTACCGAATCCTGGAGAAGCCCACATCAACGGCGTGATCACCTCGGAAGAACAAGCCTATGAAGAAGCGGCGCGTCAGTTCTTAATGGCAAAAGTCCCGACAATCTTCCCCGGGCCTTTGGTGCTGTGGGCATGGAACGAAAAGGCTGCAAAGAAAGCGACGGCCATTCGCCATCTTTTTAACACGCTCAAGGAATGCGTTCAGCCGACCCAAAAGCCGATGTTGATCCCCATGCCGGACTACCGCCCCAAGTATCCAAAGATCAACCCTGAAGTCGAGATCAACCCGAATCATCCCAATTTGACGATCTGGCACAACAAGATCGACTGCTGCATATTTATCGGCGTCCATTGTCACCAGGCTAATCTGTCGCTAAAAATCATTCGTGGTGGAACATCCTGTTATACTATTGCTATGTGTGCGCAGGCCGGCCATGAGGACGCCATGCTTTCATTCCGCGATGCATCCGTCGACAAGATCATGCGATTGGCCGATACCGTGAAGCGATTGAAAGGGACCGTCCAGCCACGTTCGTCAACCAAGAACGGGGCTTCGAATTAA
- a CDS encoding ferredoxin oxidoreductase: MAETKSVIGTQNKKGQTYTDTWKMMNEAPRTPSFFTGSEVIKEALRRASCDVMIAYPITPQSEAAALIGELFAEGYIGDYFRGESEFAVMSQCAGSAFGGARVFTTTAGPGTMRAMENFPMWAGSRLPIQMIVTCRGINSPLSIQPDTLEIAYLLNTGMLVWHAETAQDFFDWILKGYMVSEEPDVHLPLALCCDGFFVTHTKDVVNLTPANMCLPPYDPYRSPVPCMDMECPPVRMMRDPFVMKSNYISYATHASWQQEIWAAVERSRKHSIHWLNGLIDTENTDADVVIVASGTAVSQGREAIRLLEDEGVRCGLVKVKTLRPWPEEEIREATKNAKHIFVPEFNVTGWLAKEIRATIPNPHRVHAGPHVCGGMTMPPEIIVSEIKTALGMKTFSLAGRGS; encoded by the coding sequence ATGGCAGAAACAAAATCAGTCATTGGAACGCAGAATAAAAAAGGGCAGACCTATACAGATACCTGGAAAATGATGAATGAGGCTCCGCGCACGCCTTCATTCTTCACGGGTAGCGAAGTCATCAAGGAAGCTCTCCGTCGGGCAAGCTGCGATGTCATGATCGCGTATCCGATCACACCACAGAGTGAAGCCGCCGCATTGATCGGCGAATTATTTGCGGAAGGCTATATCGGAGACTATTTCCGAGGCGAGAGCGAATTTGCCGTCATGTCGCAATGCGCAGGTTCCGCGTTCGGTGGGGCTCGGGTATTCACCACAACCGCAGGACCCGGCACCATGCGCGCCATGGAAAACTTTCCAATGTGGGCTGGGTCGAGGTTGCCGATCCAAATGATCGTAACCTGCCGAGGTATCAACTCGCCTTTGTCAATACAACCGGACACTCTTGAGATTGCCTACTTGCTGAATACCGGCATGCTGGTGTGGCACGCAGAAACTGCTCAAGACTTCTTCGATTGGATTCTGAAAGGGTACATGGTCTCTGAAGAGCCGGATGTACACCTCCCGCTCGCACTCTGCTGCGACGGATTCTTTGTTACACACACAAAAGATGTTGTGAATCTCACTCCTGCGAACATGTGCCTCCCGCCATATGATCCCTACCGATCCCCCGTACCGTGTATGGATATGGAATGTCCGCCTGTTCGCATGATGCGCGACCCATTTGTCATGAAGAGTAACTATATCAGCTATGCAACCCATGCCAGTTGGCAGCAAGAGATTTGGGCTGCTGTCGAACGCTCGCGAAAACATTCGATCCATTGGCTAAATGGCCTGATCGACACGGAAAATACAGACGCAGATGTCGTGATCGTAGCTTCAGGCACTGCTGTTTCTCAGGGTCGAGAAGCGATCCGGTTGTTGGAGGACGAAGGCGTGCGATGTGGTCTGGTGAAGGTGAAAACCTTACGCCCCTGGCCGGAAGAAGAAATTCGAGAGGCTACCAAGAACGCGAAACACATTTTTGTGCCAGAGTTCAACGTGACCGGTTGGCTCGCCAAGGAAATCCGGGCGACGATCCCAAATCCTCATCGTGTTCATGCCGGTCCGCATGTCTGCGGCGGCATGACCATGCCACCCGAAATTATCGTATCGGAGATCAAGACAGCCCTCGGGATGAAGACCTTCTCCCTGGCTGGTCGTGGAAGCTGA
- a CDS encoding ferredoxin oxidoreductase, with product MSKERIQISEALYDIMPSDYQDLVKSATYGKEDRGWKDIGTSKELIEQHSLCAGCPESMAFRYILASLPNPEDTVMVGSTGCTSLVFPMVAVHNIHSLFGNQNAIASGLKRALSVRFPDRVKDVVVLAGDGATVDIGLDMTLQAWFRQEKFTTICFDNELYANTGGQESGLMQKGFVAKMAPVGKLFDKVRLPEIARESGCHYVVNCTVSKPSLVEKVIRNAVHIAREIGPTYLQLYTPCILEIGKNSMEGLQEMRDSEKPTERFAYKEYVSEPAKQLLAELAAKDKERKAAAKQLAAQAQAN from the coding sequence ATGAGCAAAGAACGTATCCAAATTTCCGAAGCCCTGTACGACATCATGCCGTCGGACTACCAAGACCTCGTGAAAAGTGCGACCTACGGCAAGGAAGACCGGGGCTGGAAAGACATCGGGACATCCAAGGAATTGATTGAGCAGCACTCACTGTGTGCCGGCTGCCCTGAATCGATGGCCTTCCGTTACATCTTGGCCTCTCTCCCGAATCCAGAAGATACCGTCATGGTCGGCTCTACCGGCTGTACGAGCCTAGTATTTCCAATGGTCGCCGTTCATAACATCCACTCGTTGTTCGGAAACCAGAACGCAATCGCATCCGGCCTCAAGCGCGCCCTCAGCGTCCGATTCCCCGATCGCGTGAAGGACGTCGTCGTCCTCGCCGGTGATGGTGCCACTGTCGACATCGGATTGGACATGACGCTGCAAGCATGGTTCCGGCAAGAGAAATTCACGACGATTTGCTTCGACAATGAGCTTTACGCCAACACCGGCGGCCAGGAGAGCGGGCTCATGCAAAAAGGATTTGTCGCCAAGATGGCACCCGTCGGGAAGTTGTTCGATAAGGTGCGGCTGCCTGAGATCGCTCGTGAGTCCGGTTGTCACTATGTTGTGAACTGCACCGTCAGCAAACCGTCGCTGGTCGAAAAAGTCATCCGCAACGCGGTACATATCGCCCGAGAAATCGGCCCCACCTATCTCCAGCTCTACACGCCATGCATTCTCGAAATCGGCAAGAACAGCATGGAGGGGTTGCAAGAAATGCGTGACTCAGAAAAGCCGACCGAGCGTTTCGCGTATAAGGAATACGTCAGCGAACCGGCAAAGCAACTGTTGGCTGAACTGGCCGCAAAGGACAAAGAGCGGAAAGCAGCGGCTAAACAATTGGCTGCACAAGCACAAGCGAATTAG